Within Vibrio campbellii CAIM 519 = NBRC 15631 = ATCC 25920, the genomic segment TGTTTTAAGGTTTCCCACTCAGCATCCTCCACAAATATACCCTCTGCCCATGATGCCTTTTGTGCACGGCTTAGCTCTTCACCTTCGATATGAATAGCGTAGCCTTGCGAACTCGCATCAAGGTTAAAATCGTTGGTGGAGAGTTCTATGATCATGTCGTGATAATCCGTATCGTGCCCTTCTACCACATCAGAAAAGAAGACTTCTGGTGCAATGTGACCTCGATTTAACACATATAACGTGCGTTTCGGACTGGTACCATTCACCCATTGCGCACGACAGGCTATCCCCTTGGCAGACAATCGAGCTAACTCACTAAATGCTAACCAACGGTTATGGCATTGCTTTAGCGTAACGGTGACAGACTTACTCTTCACCATCTTTTCTAACGCAAAGTCCAGCACCGCTGGTAAATGACATGCAACACTACCATTGTGTAAGTCCACTTCAATGGACGAGTCTGTGTTGCCAGCAATGGTGACTGCGCAGTCCGAGTCAAGATTAAGGAACAGACTGGCGTTGTTGAAGTGGCGTACACCATGTAAACCAACCATTTGAAGGTCCGCAACCATGTTAGCAATCACATCCGCTTCACCACAGTGACGACGCATCCCAAAAAAGGCTTTGTTTACCGCAGCCACCAGCTCATTGTGAGAAACGATCATTATGCAAAACCCCCATCAATTTTTTGATTGTCGCTTCGCGCGATGTCTTCACACTCAGGCATAGTTGGGAAAATCCAACTATCGGCATACTCAGGATCGTTGATTTCATCCAAAAGTGGGGCTCCTTGGAAGAAGGTCACGCGCACCCAGCGATCAGACCTCGGGTCGAACTTGGTAGCACCAAACATCGCTAGCTTACAGCGCAGCAAGTGCATTGGCAGCGCATCCTTACGAAGTACGTTCATTTGGATATCACCCATCTCCCTATTACCAAGCGTCCACACACGACGAGTGATTGAGCGATACTGCGGGTGTTGCAACAAGAACTCTGCTAACGATGTGTCCGGCTGACACGTTTGTAGAGCATGGTAAAGGCGGTTTACTTGTCGCCCGATATCCAGCGGCAGCTCACGTTCTTCGCCAATCTCCTCTCCACGAACACCTAACCTCGGCTCCTCTTTATCTTGGGAGCGATACCAGAACCAATAGTTGTTCTCTAGTAACGAATAGTCCGCATCAATCGACCAACGGTATTTGTTCTCTAGTATTTGCAAAACATCTTGAACGCTTTTTCCACCTGAAATAGACAAAGATTCATCGGTGTTCATTTGGTTTTCAAATTCATCAACCAAAGACGGGTAAAGCTCGATCAAACATGAAGTTAGGATTTCTTGGGCTTCCAAACTCATTGTTGTGGTTTGTTTGAGCAAGCTTGCCCAGTTCACGTGTTTCGCCATCAAGGCATTCAAGTTAATTTGCAGCGCCTGAATGTCTTCTATCGCTTTATGGTTCAGTTGGTCTTGATGCTCATTAATGGTGATCACCTGCTCTAAATGACGCTGCGCTTTTGCCAACAACGCTGTCAGTGGCGCTTCTTGCTGGATCTCACAAGGCATCGACAATACTTGAGCAATAGCACGCTCACGTGACGTCATCCATTGATCAACAATGCAAGGGTGGTTGATAAGATAAGGCGCCATACCTAATCCTGTTGCATTCCCCACACCAAGGTAACGTTGTAGCCCTTTGTGTAAAGCAATGGCTTTGTCTCCACCTTGTTGCTGAGCTAGATAGTGCACCCAATCAAGGCTGAACTCTCTAAGCATGTACACCGCACACATTTGCGCACTGAAGGATTGATTGAAATCAGGATTGTTCTCTAACAGCTTAAAATCGGCTATACCAAACTTGCCGTTTCCGTATACGGCTGTCGTTCTCAGTATGTAGCCAACCTCTGCAAGTTCAGTAGGATCTGGTTGCTCGCCTTTTGCCAATGCAGCAACGAGATGTTCAAACACGCGGACACTTTTGTTCGCACGAGCAAGAACAAGTACGTTGTTAGGGTTACGCCCTGCTTCTTGCAAGGGCACATTGGCTCTTAGCTGTTCTAAGAGCTCAACATGGACATCCCCTTTCACGAGTGCAAAGGTGACGTCCCATTTCTCGGCGATAACGCGATCATTACGTTCTTCATCGGCAATCTCATCGCAAAATACAACCAAGTGATATACATGCTCCGGCGTCTCAAGCTTATAAATAACGTGACCAAATCCACGTGGGCACAATTGCCATTCATGTTTGCTGACTTGCCATTCTTGGCTTGCCATCTGTCGAATCAAACTTCTCACAAAGCTGATTCGGTTTTGGTGCATAGCCCCTAGCCTATCTGGCGCCATCACAATAGCAGCGTCGCGAAGCGTTGTTTCAGTGTAAGTAGAACGATGTGCATCCATTTTGCTCACCACCTATTTTTTATTGTAAGAATATAGACTTGTGCGGGTGTAGGAGGGTTATAACCCGCACAAGCTCCACGTTATTGTTTTTTAAAATATTGTTTTTAAACCATTGTTTCTAAAGTACGGTTTCTAAACCATTGGTTATCGCTTTCTAGCGACTTATAACCCCTGCTCTTTTGCCATCTTGATGGCGATCTGCGGTGCATTCCATAGTGACGGCAACAAGATTAACGAGACTGGCACTGCCGTGATCACAATGAAGGATTGCAAAGCAGAAATACCGCCCGAGCCAAGCGAAATCAGAATCAGCGCGACAACACCCATCGCCACACCCCAGAACGTACGAATGATGGCATTTGGCTCTGTTTCACCACTGACCACGACACTGATGGTGTAAGTCATCGAGTCCCCTGTGGTCACAATGAAAATGGTCGTTAACACTAGGAACAAAATAGAAACTAACATCGGCATTGGCAGTTGTTGCGTTACGGCCAGCAGCGCTCCCGGCAAGTTAAAGCCTTCAAACGCCGAACTCACGCTACCAGGGTTCGCGATTTCAAACGCCAGACCTGAACCACCCACAATCGTGAACCAGAAACAGGTCGTCAATGGTGCAACAATACTGATGGTTGTAATGATTTGGCGAATGCTACGGCCACGTGAAATACGAGCAATAAAGATGGCCATCATTGGCCCATAGCCTAGGAACCAACCCCAGAAGAATACGGTCCACCAGCTCAACCAACCTTCATCACCGCGGTAAGTCGCCATAGGGATGAAGTTATCCAACATGGTGCCCACGCCTTGAATGTAACCATTGAAAATAAAGTCTGTTGGACCGAATAGCAGGATGTAAGCCATTAGGGCAATCGCCAAGATAACGTTATAACGACTCAACATTTGCATGCCACGGTTCAGGCCACTTAGCGCAGAGACCGTGTAAAGTACTATGGCAAAGAGAATAATGATCAGCTGTGTCGTGAACCCATCAGGAATATCAAACAAAGCGTTTAACGCGTAGCTAACCTGTAGACCTAAAAAGCCGATTGGACCAATAGTGCCTGCCGCTACCGCGATGATGCAGCACGCATCAATCAAGGCGCCGATTTGGCCCTTCAGTGCACGCTCACCCAATACTGGGTAGAGCAGAATTCGAGGCTTGAGTGGTAAGCCTTTGTCGTAATGTAGATGCATTACCACGATAGACGTTAAGCTACCAACAATAGCCCAAGCGAGGAAACCCCAGTGCATGAAGGATTGTGATAGTGCGTTGACGGCGCCCTGCTGTGGATTATCTTGTGCACCATACAAAGGTGGTGGGCTGACATAATGTGCGATTGGTTCTGCTGCCGCCCAAAACACGCCACCACCGGCGAGTAAGGTACAGAAGATGATCGCCATCCAGCGAAAACCGTCCATTTCAGGCTTGGTTGTACCACCTAAAATCACCTTGCCTGTTCGCCCTGCAGCCAAGCCAAGACCAATAAGAAAAGTGAGAAGAAGCAGTAGTTGCCAATATGGGCCGAAGACGTTCACCGCCCATGCAAATCCTGTGTTTACCAATGTAGATAACAGTTCGCCATCATAAAGCGCAACGGCCACGAAAAGTGCGATAAAGCCGCCACTGTACCAAAGTGCTGGGTTACTGAGCCCCAGCTTATCCGGTGCGTTTTCTGTTGCTGAAATGTCGTTGTGTTTTGCTTGTGGCTTCTTTGATGACACGCTCATCGTAGAAGCTTTCATGCTATTGGTTAGATCAGACATGCTCTGACTCCAGAGGTTTATTGCAGCTGCCTTAACGGCTACAAAAAGTGACTTTAACGCCCGCCTTATTATTGTATTGGTGGCGGGCTATTCCTTGTTCGGGTTACAACTTATAACTTGGCCTCCAGCCCTTCTTTCAAAAAGTTAAACCAGTTCTCACCCAGTATTTTTCCTGCCTCAGATTCGCTGAACCCGTGACGCATTAGGCCGTTGTAAATATTCTCCATACCCTTGCTACCACTAAACCAAGGCAGTGCATCGGGCCAACCAGAATTACTTGCCGAACCTTCACCATAATCCATCGCTTTCGACCAACGGCCATTACGCATCCATTCAAGGACTTGCTGTGGCTGGTTCAAGCAAAGGTCGCTGCCAATACCCAGATGCTCCACACCAAACAAGTCGGCCGTTTTGGCGACCATTTGGCAAAAATCATCAAGCGTGCATTGGCTACCATTGGGCAGGTGGAACGGGTACAAACTAAAGCCAATCAAACCACCGCGTTCCGTCAGTGCTTTGATAACGTTGTTAGATTTATTACGCAGAGCGTCATGGGCAAACGTTGGGTTTGCGTGGCTGATGCAAATAGGGCGGGAAGAAAGATCAATCGCTTCCAATGTCGAGCGCTCTGCACTGTGTGACATGTCGATGATCATCCCAACACGGTTCATCTCTTCGATGGCCTGTTTACCAAAGCGAGTGACACCAGAGTCGTTCTGCTCATAGCATCCTGTCGCTAACAAGCTTTGGTTGTTGTACGTCAGCTGCATGATCAACAAACCTTGGCGACGCATGACTTCAATCAGGCCAATTTCATCATCAATTGGAGAACAATTTTGCGCACCAAAGAAGACCCCAACTTTTCCTTCTGTCTTCGCTTTCTCGACATCGGCCATGGAATGAATTGGCATGATGAGATCTGCGTTTTGCTCGAAGCGAAGATTCCATTCAGCAAAGCGGGTTAACGTTTCTCGTGCATTTTCGTGATAAACGATCGTTGCATGCATAGCGGTGATGCCGCTGGCTTTTAGTGTCTGAAAGTACTCTCTATCCCAATTGCAGTACTGCAATCCATCAATCACAATCCGTTGTTGGTACATAACCACTCCTTAAACGTTAATGAGCCTTTAAGGTTGGGCAGCGGAATCCACGGCTGCCCTATTTCACTTAGTAAGGACGTTGATAAGCGGTTTTCACCACGGTGTAGAACTCTTTCGCATACTGACCTTGCTCGCGTGGACCAAAGCTCGACTCTTTACGACCGCCAAACGGTACGTGGTAATCCGTTCCTGCGGTTGGTAGGTTGACCATCACACAACCTGTTTGTACCTGCTGTTTGAAGATGGCGCTGTTACGAAGGCTTTGTGTGATGATGCCGCCCGTCAAACCAAAGCGAGTATCGTTCGCCACGGCAATGGCTTCATCCAAATCAGAAACTCGAATCACACTTGCCATCGGCGCGAACACTTCTTCTTGGTTCACTTCCCAGCTGTTTTGCGTGTTAAGGAACAGAGTTGGCGACATGTAGAAGCCTTCATGTTTCAGGTTTAATCGCTCGCCACCGAATGCCAACTCTGCACCACTTTGACGTGCCTTCTCGATCCAATCGAAGTTCGCTTCCAACTGGTTGCCATCCACCACTGGTCCCATGAAGATGCCTTCTTCTAATGCGTGGCCAACTTTAAGCTCGCTCATTCGTTTGATCAGTGCTTCAACGTACGCATCGTGAATACCATCCATCACCACTAAACGAGATGAAGCCGTACACTTCTGACCTGCGCCAGAGAAAGAACCTGCAATCGTCGCTTCAACAGCGATTTGAATATCGGCATCATCGGCAACCACAAGTGCGTTCTTACTGCCCATTTCTAACTGACAGCGAACGAAGTTTGGCGCTGTCGCTGCTGCGACTTTACGACCCGTATCAACAGACCCAGTAAAGCTCACACCGTTTACGTCTTTCGAATTAATTAGGGTGTTGCCCACTTGCGAACCACTGCCAAGCACTAGGTTAAATGTACCTGCTGGTAAGCCTTGTCGATGGATAATCTCAGTCAGTGCAACGGCACTTGCTGGTGTTAAGTTCGCTGGCTTCCAAACCACACTGTTACCAAACGCAAGGGCTGGTGCGATTTTCCAAGCAGCAGTCGCAGTTGGGAAATTCCAAGGAGAAATAATGGCGATAACACCTACAGCTTCACGAGTAACCTCGACGGAAACCCCTGGACGGACAGAAGCAGCGTTATCGCCAATTTGACGCAGCACTTCAGCCGCAAAGTATTGGAAGAATTGTCCAGCTCGGTAGATTTCGCCTCGACCTTCTGCAAATGGTTTGCCTTCTTCGCGTGAAAGCAATGTACCAAGCTCGTCACAACGAGCAATCAACTCATCACCAATCGCTTGTAATACTGCTTGTTTACGCTCAATTGGTGTTTTTTCCCACTCTGGCTGCGCAATTTTCGCGGCCTGAATCGCTTGTTCGACTTGCGCTTCGCTCGCCTGAGCAAAGTCGCCTAAATTTTCACTGATGTCTGAAGGGTTGATGTTTGCAATCGTGTTGATGCCAGATTGCCATTCACCGGCAATGTAGAGGGATTTTTCTGCTTGAACATTATTGATAAAAGTCATTGCTCTGTCCTTGTTCTTCCTGACGTCTAGTGGTCTTCCACCAGCTCATTCATCTCACTTAATACGCCAAACTTGGCTGTGTGTTTTTGTTCTTTACTCTGGCTGGTTCGCTGAGGCGTAAACCACAAACTCGACCAGCATTTCTTCACGGGCAAGACCTGCGACAACCATGGCTGCGCGGTTTGGATAAGGCGCTTCAAAGTATTCCGCATACACTTGATTTACCGTTTTTAGATACTCGCGATCCGTCACATAAATCAGCACTTGTAGAACTGAATCAAGCGACTCACCCGCACACTCAAGGGTGTGAATTAGATTATTAAAGGTTTGGCGTGTTTGCGCTTCGATGCCACCTTCCACGACCGCGCCCGTATCATCGATTGGGATTTGCGCCGTGTATAACGTGCCATTGTTGACGATGGCCCACTCTAGTGGTGCTTTAGAAGCAAATAGTGCCGTTTTGACTGGGTATTTTTTCGTAGAAGTATTCACGTGCCTTTCAACCTTTGTAACAACCTTGTTTCAAGATAGTTAAATACTGCACATTGACAGGCGATAAATCGAACGGTAAATTTTTTACATTTGATAAGAAAAATCTATCACCTTATGAAGATTTCAATAAATAAAGGGGTTGCAGGGGTTTCACGATGAGTATCAAACTTCAACAATTAAAGCATTTTGTGATGGTGGTCGAGGAAGGCGGTTTTAGGGCGGCCTCACATAGAGCAAACCGCTCTCAAGCTGCACTGTCGACGTCGATCAAAGAACTGGAAAAAAACCTCGGTCAAACGCTGTTTGAAACGGGCAATAAATCTAAACTCACGCCCTTTGGTGAAATCTGCTTACCCAAGATCATCCAGTTTCTTAATATCTATCACGCACTGAACAACGACTTAAAAGCAGCCGCTGCTGGACAGCAAGGTCGAGTACGAATTGCCAGTGTCCCTTCTGTTGCTGCTAAGCTCATTCCAAGTGTTTTGGGCGCATTTTGTGAACAATACCCTAACGTCGAGGTCAGCCTAATTGATGATAACGCAGCAGGGGTCGAAGCCCGTCTTTTATCAGGCGAGGTCGATTTAGCGTTAGGAAACCCATCACATTTAGATGAAGGCGGTATTGAATTTACTCCATTGATATCCGATCCAATTGGCGTGGTGTGTTTGAAGGACAACCCTATTGCCCAACACCCCGGGGGTATTGAATGGCAGACCTTATTAGAACAGCCCTTTATTCGAAACGGCACGTGTACCCTACTCGATCCCACTCCTGCACGCGCGCTCAGTGAACAGGCTTTATATTCCGTTGAGAACATCACATCTTTGTTCTCCGTTCTGGAGCTCGGTATTGGTGTCACTACCTTGCCTAAGTTAGCGTTCCCGACCAACGAAACTCGACTGGTTTGGATTCCGCTGATCGATCCACCTTTGGAAAGACAGGTTGGCATCTTTACTCTGACGGACAGAACCATCTCCCCTCAGGCAAAAGCGTTTCATGACTTGTGCATTCATTACTTGAACTACCAAGAAGAAGTAGAAACTACATAGGCATAACTCACAACTAAAAAAGCCCCTGACACGATAAGCATCAGGGGCTTTTTAAAATTTCATGAGCCAGAACGCACTACTTTCTGCGCTTGTAAACCACGCAGAAGTTACCACGCTTGGTGCGACACTTAGAACAACGTTCGCAGTCCACTTCGGCGCGGTTACCGTCTTTCCAGCGCTTGAACAATTGCGGCTCTGCCAATAACGGACGAGAAAGCGCGAAGAATTGAATCTTGGTATTCTCAGCCAAGTCTTCGATCGCACAGAAGTCGTTTAAGCCACCTACGGTAATCACAGGTACGTTCACATCTTGGCTGATCACTTGGCCGTATTCGTGGAAGTAACCTTCTTCTTGTAGCGTGTAACCATCGAACGATTCACCGACCATGGTGCTTGCGTTGCCGTGAATGTTACCCGATACAATGATCGCATCCACGCCCACTTCTTCTAGCTTCTTACACACAATGCGCGTTTCATCGAACGTCAAACCGCCATCGAAGAATTCTGTTGCTGTCAGCTTAACCAGAATCGGGAAATCATCACCAACTAGCTTGCGTGTTTCGGCATAGATCTCCATAAGGAAACGCATGCGGTTCTCAAGGCTACCGCCGTATTGGTCTTCGCGACGGTTGTAATATGGGCTCAAGAACTGGTTGATCAAATAAGTATGCGCCGCGTGGATTTCTACACCATCAAAGCCAGAAGCTTGTGCACGCTTGCTCGCTAGCGCAAATGCTTTAACAATGTAGTCAATCTCATCTTGAGTCATCGCTTTGCCTTCCGTTTTGGTGCCACGCTCTGGCACTTCACTTGGAGCAAAAATCACACGCTCGCCAACGTTGAAGGTCGTTTTTGTGCCGCCGTAAGCGATCTGCATGACAATCTTAGCATCATGCTCATGGACAAGGTCAGTCAGCTTTTTGTATCCATCGATGAAAGAGTCATTGTAGATCCCCATCATGCCTGCGTTCGGCTTTTCTTCTTCTACGATGTTCGCGTAGCCAGTAACGATCAGCCCCACTTCACCCTTGGCGAGTTCTTCATAAATGTCGTACAGTTTCTCGGTCATGTGACCGTCTTCCGTTGCCATATTTTCCCACGTTGCACTTCGTACAAAGCGGTTCTTTAGTGTCATGTTGCCAATGCGGGCTTCTGAAAACAAAATGCTCAAGTCCAATCCTCTTAAAATCTGTCTTTTTAGATACATCACTACCGAGCAGAAATGAAAAAGGAACAGCGATACACAAAGCATGGCTGTTCCTTCTCTGAATTTCTGTTCATTGCAATGAGCGACGCAAACCTTACCGCCGAAACCGCGGCAAAACTTTAATCTGGATTAAGTTTTGGTGAGATAGATCACCGATTCCGCTTTAATTGGTTTTGTTCTTGTCACCACTGCTGATGGCATCAATCGTTAACTCAGACTTACTTTCCTTTAATGGATAAACGGCAGTGGAATCAACTCCAGACCAAGTACGCCGCTGATGCCCATGACAACCAATAACGACATCTTAAACACCGATTTAGACCACTGGATGTAATTGTTGTAATCCACTTTTTGGAACGTCACACGTGTCCACATAAAACACACCGCCGCCGAAACGGCTAAGTACTCGTAACCTGCTTCACCTAGCATAAACAGCCCGATAGCAACCACGCCAAAAGCAACCACGTACGCTTTCATATGCTGATGCGCTTTAGCAATCCCTTCTTTAACAGGAAGCACTGGAATGCCTGCATCACGGTAATCTTGCATGCGGAACATAGCAATCGCGTAAGAGTGCGGCATTTGCCACAGACAAAACATGACGAACAGCAATGTAGCTTCCAAGCTAATGTAGTTGGTCACGGCTAGGTAACCAACCAAAGGAGGAACTGCGCCGGAAATACTGCCAACTAAGGTGCCGTAAACTGAATTTCGCTTGTACCACATAGTGTAAAAGAAGACATAAAACACGTAACCCAAGAGTACAACCACGGCCGAAAGCGGATTCACCACTTGGAATAGCAGCGCCGTTCCGTTAAGCAACAATACTAAAGCATAAACAAAAGCCGCGTCGGTATTGATGTTACCCATCACCAATTCGCGGTTTTGCGTGCGCTTCATCTTTTGATCGATATCGCGGTCAAAGATGTTATTCACCACGCATCCTGATGCAATTACAAGCCCCACGCCAACTAACGTTGTCAATAACAACAGAAAGCTCGCTGGTTCTGATTTTGCGGCGAGGAAGAACCCCGCCGCAACAGAAATCAGGTTGCCGAAAATGATGCCCGGTTTGGTAATAGACAAATATCTTTTCAGCATACCCTAGCCTACAACTTCATGTTGACGTTCATGTTGTAGATGATCCAAATCGAACCTGCGATAAGAATCAAAACAACAATGGCGGTAAACATCAGTGAAACGAAGTTCCATTGGCCTTCTGGTGTTTTCACTTCCATATGCAGGAAGTACTTAAAGTGCACGAAGATCTGAACAAGCGCACAACCAAATAACACGGCATAAGTCGTAGTATCTGGCAGCACTTGCGCCCACACACAGTAGAAAGGAATCACCGTCAGGATCAGCGACGCGATAAAGCCTTTTACGTAATCAGAAGCACCGGTATCTAGATGGTTTTCCATTACATAACCCCCAGTAAGTAAACGATGGTGAATACGCAAATCCAAACGATGTCTAGGAAGTGCCAGAACAAGCTTAGACACTGGAACCGCATCGACATGTTGTCGTTTAGGCCCTTAGTTGATAGCTGGTGGTAACCCACCGCCAGCCAGATCAAACCAAAGGTCACGTGCAAACCGTGTGTGCCCACCAAAGTAAAGAACGCAGACAGGAACGCACTTTCTTGCGGTCCGTAACCTTCTTCAATTAGGTGATGGAACTCATACACTTCCATACAGATGAAGCCAAGACCAAGCAAGAAGGTTACTTTTAACCAACGTTTTAGGCCTGCGACATCTTTGCGCTTCATCGCAATCATGCCGAAACCAAACGTGATACTACTAAACAGTAGCAACATGGTTTCTACAAATACGAACGGCAGTTCAAAGATATCTTTACCTGTTGGGCCCGCGATAGAGCCACTTTCAAGTACTGCGTAGGTTGCAAACAAGGTCGCAAACAATACACAGTCACTCATTAGGTAAACCCAGAAACCAAACAACTTGTTGCCGGCCGAGTCATGGTGATGATCGTGGTCGTGAGCGGCTACATTAGCTTGCATACGTCACCTCCAGATCGTCTTTTTTCTCGTTGTCTTTCACTTCGTTTTTCTTCGCTTCTTCAAGTTGAGCTCGACGCTCCGCTTCAATCGCTTTGATTTCTTCAACTTCAACGTAGTAATCCACATCGTCGTTGTAGCTGTGTTGAATACAAGTCACGATGATGCCAACAAAGCTTGCTGCTGCTAGCCACCAGATGTACCAAATCATCGCGAAGCCAAACACCAATGCCCATGCAGATACGTAGATACCTGTTGGTGTGTTCTTCGGCATATGGATACGCTCGTATTCCACTTCTTTGGTTGGATCGAATTCGCCACTCTGTTTTTGGTACCAGAACCCATCTAGAACGTCGCCTTTTGGTAGGTGCGCGAAGTTGTAGAACGGCGGTGGTGAAGAAGTCGCCCACTCGAAAGTACGACCGCCCCACGGGTCACCCGTTAGGTCACGGTTTTGCTCACGGTCACGAACACTCACGTAGATTTGAATGAACTGACAAGCCACGCCAAGCGCAATCACTGCCGTACCCGCTGCGGCAACTGCCAACAGTGGGAAGTACTCTGGGTTCAGATCTTGGCTTAGACGACGCGTCATACCCATAAAGCCCAGCGCGTACAGTGGTAGGAACGCCATTAGGAAACCGACAATCCAGCAAATGAATGCACGTTTGCCCCATGTTTCGTTCATGGTGAAGCCAGTTGCTTTCGGGAACCAGTATGTGATCGCAGCGAAACAACCGAATACCACACCACCGATGATTACGTTATGGAAGTGCGCAATCAGGAACACTGAGTTGTGCAGAACAAAGTCCGCGCCTGGCACTGCCATTAGTACGCCCGTCATACCACCTACAGAGAAGGTAATTAGGAAGCCAACCGTCCACATCATCGGAGTGGTAAAGCGGATTCGACCTTTGTACATGGTGAATAGCCAGTTGAAGATCTTCACCCCGGTAGGGATAGAGATAATCATGGTGGCGATGCCGAAGAACGCATTCACATTCGCACCTGAGCCCATGGTGAAGAAGTGATGCAGCCAAACGACGAACGCCAAAATCGTAATAACGATGGTCGCCCATACTAGAGAGGTATAACCAAACAGTTTCTTTCGTGAGAACGTTGCGGTTACTTCAGAGAACACACCAAAGATAGGCAAGATCAAGATGTATACTTCTGGGTGACCCCATGCCCAAATCAAGTTCACGTACATCATTACGTTGCCACCAAGATCATTGGTGAAGAAGTGTGTACCGATGTAGCGATCCAATGTCAGTAGCGCGATGGTTACCGTAAGGATTGGGAATGAAATAATGATTAGGATGTTGGCACACAGGGACGCCCACGTGAACACTGGCATCTTCATCATTGGCATAGACGGTGTACGCATGCGCAAGATGGTTGCGAAGAAGTTCACGCCCGTCAGCGTGGTACCCACACCAGATATTTGCAGTGCCCATATCCAATAGTCTACCCCGACTCCTGGGCTTGCTTCGATACCAGACAGTGGCGGATACGCCAACCAACCAGTACGACCAAACTCACCTAAGCCAAGTGACATGTTGGTTAGGATCACACCCACAACAAACAACCAGAAACTCAGGTTGTTTAAGTAAGGGAATGCCACGTCACGCGCACCAATTTGCAGCGGTACGATGATGTTCATCAAACCAATAACCAACGGCATCGCCACGAAGAAAATCATGATTACGCCGTGGGCAGTAAAGATTTGATCGTAGTGATGTGGTGGTAGATAACCGGTCTCACCTGCCGCAGAAAGCAGCTGTTGGCTACGCATCATGACCGCATCAGCAAAGCCACGAATCAACATCACCATTGCCACAGCGATGTACATAAAGCCTAATTTTTTGTGGTCTACTGAAGTAAACCATTCATTCCATAAGTATTGCCACTTACCCGCTTTGGTTATCGCCGCAACGACAGCCAAACCAACG encodes:
- a CDS encoding DUF3726 domain-containing protein, with protein sequence MIVSHNELVAAVNKAFFGMRRHCGEADVIANMVADLQMVGLHGVRHFNNASLFLNLDSDCAVTIAGNTDSSIEVDLHNGSVACHLPAVLDFALEKMVKSKSVTVTLKQCHNRWLAFSELARLSAKGIACRAQWVNGTSPKRTLYVLNRGHIAPEVFFSDVVEGHDTDYHDMIIELSTNDFNLDASSQGYAIHIEGEELSRAQKASWAEGIFVEDAEWETLKQTATVFLVENSERSIQGAGELA
- a CDS encoding BCCT family transporter, with translation MSVSSKKPQAKHNDISATENAPDKLGLSNPALWYSGGFIALFVAVALYDGELLSTLVNTGFAWAVNVFGPYWQLLLLLTFLIGLGLAAGRTGKVILGGTTKPEMDGFRWMAIIFCTLLAGGGVFWAAAEPIAHYVSPPPLYGAQDNPQQGAVNALSQSFMHWGFLAWAIVGSLTSIVVMHLHYDKGLPLKPRILLYPVLGERALKGQIGALIDACCIIAVAAGTIGPIGFLGLQVSYALNALFDIPDGFTTQLIIILFAIVLYTVSALSGLNRGMQMLSRYNVILAIALMAYILLFGPTDFIFNGYIQGVGTMLDNFIPMATYRGDEGWLSWWTVFFWGWFLGYGPMMAIFIARISRGRSIRQIITTISIVAPLTTCFWFTIVGGSGLAFEIANPGSVSSAFEGFNLPGALLAVTQQLPMPMLVSILFLVLTTIFIVTTGDSMTYTISVVVSGETEPNAIIRTFWGVAMGVVALILISLGSGGISALQSFIVITAVPVSLILLPSLWNAPQIAIKMAKEQGL
- a CDS encoding membrane dipeptidase; translation: MYQQRIVIDGLQYCNWDREYFQTLKASGITAMHATIVYHENARETLTRFAEWNLRFEQNADLIMPIHSMADVEKAKTEGKVGVFFGAQNCSPIDDEIGLIEVMRRQGLLIMQLTYNNQSLLATGCYEQNDSGVTRFGKQAIEEMNRVGMIIDMSHSAERSTLEAIDLSSRPICISHANPTFAHDALRNKSNNVIKALTERGGLIGFSLYPFHLPNGSQCTLDDFCQMVAKTADLFGVEHLGIGSDLCLNQPQQVLEWMRNGRWSKAMDYGEGSASNSGWPDALPWFSGSKGMENIYNGLMRHGFSESEAGKILGENWFNFLKEGLEAKL
- a CDS encoding aldehyde dehydrogenase family protein, coding for MTFINNVQAEKSLYIAGEWQSGINTIANINPSDISENLGDFAQASEAQVEQAIQAAKIAQPEWEKTPIERKQAVLQAIGDELIARCDELGTLLSREEGKPFAEGRGEIYRAGQFFQYFAAEVLRQIGDNAASVRPGVSVEVTREAVGVIAIISPWNFPTATAAWKIAPALAFGNSVVWKPANLTPASAVALTEIIHRQGLPAGTFNLVLGSGSQVGNTLINSKDVNGVSFTGSVDTGRKVAAATAPNFVRCQLEMGSKNALVVADDADIQIAVEATIAGSFSGAGQKCTASSRLVVMDGIHDAYVEALIKRMSELKVGHALEEGIFMGPVVDGNQLEANFDWIEKARQSGAELAFGGERLNLKHEGFYMSPTLFLNTQNSWEVNQEEVFAPMASVIRVSDLDEAIAVANDTRFGLTGGIITQSLRNSAIFKQQVQTGCVMVNLPTAGTDYHVPFGGRKESSFGPREQGQYAKEFYTVVKTAYQRPY
- a CDS encoding RidA family protein — translated: MNTSTKKYPVKTALFASKAPLEWAIVNNGTLYTAQIPIDDTGAVVEGGIEAQTRQTFNNLIHTLECAGESLDSVLQVLIYVTDREYLKTVNQVYAEYFEAPYPNRAAMVVAGLAREEMLVEFVVYASANQPE
- a CDS encoding LysR family transcriptional regulator yields the protein MSIKLQQLKHFVMVVEEGGFRAASHRANRSQAALSTSIKELEKNLGQTLFETGNKSKLTPFGEICLPKIIQFLNIYHALNNDLKAAAAGQQGRVRIASVPSVAAKLIPSVLGAFCEQYPNVEVSLIDDNAAGVEARLLSGEVDLALGNPSHLDEGGIEFTPLISDPIGVVCLKDNPIAQHPGGIEWQTLLEQPFIRNGTCTLLDPTPARALSEQALYSVENITSLFSVLELGIGVTTLPKLAFPTNETRLVWIPLIDPPLERQVGIFTLTDRTISPQAKAFHDLCIHYLNYQEEVETT